A stretch of Henckelia pumila isolate YLH828 chromosome 4, ASM3356847v2, whole genome shotgun sequence DNA encodes these proteins:
- the LOC140862426 gene encoding uncharacterized protein, protein MEDFDCILVIDVLTSYRATVDCYQKVVQFRPVEGDSWFFYGEGVPLTQLTKKDVPFVWSSECEQSFDELRGRLNVAPVLALPSGTRGYVVYTDASLKGLGCVLKQNGHVIAYSSRQLKTHKGNYPVHDLGLAAIMLALKIWHHYLYGERLSKSAHFLTYNHEFTFDRIARLYIQEIMRIHGVPLSIISDRDPRLTSWFWGSFQRVLGTTMSLSTTYHPEIDGQSERIIQTLEDMLRTLVMDFGLSWQDHLPVIEFPYKTAIIVEFIKKRIKATQDRHAGYANTKRRQLHFEIGEYVFLRVSPF, encoded by the exons atggaggattttgactgtatcttggttATTGACGTTTTGACCTCTTATagagctactgtggattgttaccaAAAggttgttcagtttcgtccggTTGAGGgcgatagctggtttttctatggtgaaggAGT ACCATTGACACAATTGACAAAGAAGGATGTTCCTTTTGTCTGGTCAAGTGAGTGTGAGCAGAGCTTTGATGAGTTGAGGGGCCGATTGAATGTTGCACCTGTTCTTGCCTTACCATCTGGCACCAGAGGCTATGTGGTTTATACAGATGCATCTCTTAAAGGGTTGGGTTGTGTGTTGAAACAGAATggacatgtgattgcctatTCTTCTAGACAATTGAAGACCCACAAAGGGAATTACCCAGTGCACGATCTAGGGCTTGCAGCGATCATGCTTGCACTAAAGATTTGGcaccattatctgtatggcgagag GTTGTCCAAGTCTGCTCATTTTCTTACgtataaccacgagttcacttTTGATCGCATTGCAAGGTTATACATTCAAGAGATTATGCGGATACATGGAGTTCCTTTGAGCATCATCAGCGACAGAGATCCAAGGCTTACCTCAtggttttggggtagttttcagcgagTTTTGGGTACTACTATGAGTTTGAGTACGACTTATCACCCAGAGATAgacggtcagtctgagaggaTTATTCAGACATTGGAAGATATGCTGAGGACTTTAGTGATGGACTTTGggttatcttggcaggatcatttgccggtGATAGAATTTCCCTACAAAACAGCTATCATCGTAGAGTTTATCAAGAAGAGGATCAAGGCGACACAAGATAGACATGCCGGTTATGCCAATACCAAGCGCAGACAACTGCATTTCGAGATAGGAGAGTATGTTTTCCTGCGAGTATCGCCTTTTtag